A region from the Drosophila takahashii strain IR98-3 E-12201 chromosome 2L, DtakHiC1v2, whole genome shotgun sequence genome encodes:
- the HINT1 gene encoding adenosine 5'-monophosphoramidase HINT1 gives MFLTGRNFFRVFSSRQLATCTARMASEVEKSQTAAASEDTIFGKILRKEIPCTFIHEDDKCVAFHDVAPQAPTHFLVIPRKPIAQLSLAEDGDADLLGHLMLVGRKVAKDLGLQEGYRVVINNGKHGAQSVYHLHLHFLGGRQMQWPPG, from the exons ATGTTCCTGACCGGCCGGAACTTTTTTCGTGTTTTCAG TTCTCGCCAACTAGCAACCTGCACTGCTAGAATGGCCAGCGAAGTGGAAAAATCGCAAACGGCTGCTGCCAGTGAAGATACTATTTTTGGCAAGATTTTGCGCAAGGAGATTCCATGCACTTTTATCCACGAGGATGACAAG TGCGTGGCCTTCCATGATGTGGCTCCCCAGGCACCAACCCATTTCCTGGTGATTCCTCGCAAGCCCATCGCTCAACTTTCGCTGGCGGAGGATGGAGATGCTGATCTGCTGGGACATCTCATGTTGGTGGGTCGCAAGGTGGCCAAGGATCTGGGTCTGCAGGAGGGATACCGTGTGGTCATCAACAATGGCAAGCACGGTGCCCAGTCCGTTTACCACTTGCATTTGCACTTCCTCGGCGGTCGCCAGATGCAGTGGCCTCCAGGATAA
- the Syt1 gene encoding synaptotagmin 1 isoform X2: MPPNAKSETDAKPEAEPAPASEPAAELESVDQKLEETHHSKFREVDRQEQEVLAEKAAEAASQRIAQVESTTRSATTEAQESTTTSLPVIKKIEHVGEVVTEVIAERTGLPTWGVVAIIILVFLVVFGIIFFCVRRFLKKRRTKDGKGKKGVDMKSVQLLGSAYKEKVQPDMEELTENAEEGDEEDKQSEVKLGRLNFKLEYDFNSNSLAVTVIQAEELPALDMGGTSDPYVKVYLLPDKKKKFETKVHRKTLSPVFNETFTFKSLPYADAMNKTLVFAIFDFDRFSKHDQIGEVKVPLCTIDLAQTIEEWRDLVSVEGEGGQKLGDICFSLRYVPTAGKLTVVILEAKNLKKMDVGGLSDPYVKIAIMQNGKRLKKKKTSIKKCTLNPYYNESFSFEVPFEQIQKICLVVTVVDYDRIGTSEPIGRCILGCMGTGTELRHWSDMLASPRRPIAQWHTLKDPEETDEILKNMK; the protein is encoded by the exons atgccgCCAAATGCAAAATCGGAAACGGACGCCAAACCGGAAGCGGAACCAGCGCCAGCGTCCGAGCCGGCAGCGGAACTGGAGTCCGTGGACCAGAAGCTGGAAGAAACACATCACTCCAAATTCCGTGAGGTGGACAGGCAGGAGCAGGAGGTCCTCGCTGAAAAGGCGGCGGAAGCGGCCAGTCAAAGAATCGCACAGGTGGAATCAACAACACGGAGTGCAACAACAGAGGCTCAGG AATCCACTACCACCTCATTGCCGGTGATCAAAAAGATCGAGCATGTCGGCGAAGTGGTCACCGAGGTGATCGCGGAGCGCACCGGCCTGCCCACATGGGGCGTGGTGGCCATCATCATACTCGTGTTCCTCGTCGTCTTTGGTATAATCTTCTTCTGTGTGCGGAGATTCCTGAAGAAGCGAAGAACCAAAGATGGTAAGGGTAAGAAGGGTGTCGACATGAAGTCGGTACAGTTGTTGGGATCGGCGTACAAGGAGAAA GTTCAGCCTGATATGGAGGAACTCACCGAAAATGCCGAGGAGGGTGACGAGGAGGACAAGCAGAGCGAAGTGAAGCTGGGGCGTCTCAACTTCAAG CTGGAATACGATTTCAACTCCAACAGTTTGGCCGTGACGGTAATCCAAGCTGAGGAACTGCCCGCCCTGGATATGGGCGGTACTTCGGATCCCTATGTCAAGGTGTACTTGCTGCccgacaagaagaagaagttcGAGACGAAAGTGCACCGCAAAACCCTGAGTCCGGTCTTCAACGAAACGTTCACCTTTAAG AGTTTGCCCTACGCCGATGCCATGAACAAGACGCTCGTGTTTGCCATTTTCGACTTTGATCGCTTCTCGAAGCACGACCAGATCGGCGAGGTGAAGGTGCCCCTGTGCACCATCGACCTGGCGCAGACGATCGAGGAGTGGCGCGACCTGGTCAGCGTTGAAGGGGAGGGCGGACAG AAGCTGGGAGACATCTGCTTCTCGCTGCGATATGTGCCGACTGCCGGAAAGCTTACCGTTGTCATTCTGGAGGCCAAGAACTTAAAGAAGATGGACGTGGGCGGATTGTCTG ATCCATATGTGAAAATTGCAATCATGCAAAATGGCAAACGtttgaaaaagaagaagacaagtATCAAAAAATGCACCCTCAACCCTTACTATAATGAGTCGTTCTCATTTGAAGTACCATTTGAACAAATACAA AAAATCTGTCTCGTTGTGACCGTCGTGGATTATGATCGTATTGGAACCTCCGAACCCATCGGCCGCTGCATACTCGGCTGCATGGGAACTGGAACCGAGCTGCGTCACTGGTCCGATATGTTGGCCTCCCCCCGCCGGCCCATCGCCCAGTGGCACACCCTCAAGGACCCCGAGGAGACCGATGAGATCCTGAAGAACATGAAGTAA
- the colt gene encoding congested-like trachea protein — MTTTENVSTERKANPVKSFLTGGFGGICNVLSGHPLDTIKVRLQTMPRPAPGESPMYRGTFDCAAKTIKNEGVRGLYKGMSAPLTGVAPIFAMCFAGYALGKRLQQRGEDAKLTYSQIFVAGSFSGLFSTLIMAPGERIKVLLQTQQGQGGQRKYNGMIDCAGKLYKEGGLRSVFKGSCATMLRDLPANGLYFLVYEALQDVAKAKSETGQISTTSTILAGGAAGMAYWILGMPADVLKSRLQSAPEGTYKHGIRSVFKDLIVKDGPLALYRGVTPIMIRAFPANAACFFGIELANQFFNIVAPNF, encoded by the coding sequence ATGACCACCACTGAAAATGTCTCCACCGAGCGCAAGGCCAATCCTGTGAAATCCTTCCTGACCGGCGGATTCGGAGGAATCTGCAATGTGCTATCGGGTCATCCGCTGGACACGATTAAGGTGCGTCTGCAGACGATGCCCCGGCCGGCGCCCGGCGAGAGTCCCATGTACAGGGGAACCTTCGATTGTGCCGCCAAGACCATCAAGAACGAGGGAGTCCGCGGGCTGTACAAGGGAATGTCGGCTCCTTTGACCGGAGTGGCACCCATCTTTGCCATGTGCTTCGCTGGCTACGCGCTGGGCAAGCGCCTCCAGCAGCGCGGCGAGGACGCCAAGCTCACCTACTCGCAAATCTTCGTGGCGGGCTCCTTCTCCGGCCTGTTCTCCACCCTGATCATGGCGCCTGGAGAGCGGATTAAAGTCCTTCTGCAGACGCAACAGGGTCAGGGAGGCCAGCGCAAGTACAACGGAATGATCGATTGCGCAGGGAAGCTCTACAAAGAGGGAGGACTCCGCAGCGTTTTCAAGGGCAGCTGCGCCACAATGCTCAGGGATCTGCCCGCCAACGGCCTGTACTTCCTCGTCTACGAAGCTCTGCAGGATGTGGCCAAGGCCAAGTCCGAGACGGGACAAATTAGTACTACCTCAACGATTTTGGCTGGCGGAGCTGCCGGCATGGCCTACTGGATTCTGGGAATGCCAGCCGATGTCCTCAAGAGTCGTCTGCAATCGGCGCCGGAAGGCACTTACAAACACGGAATTCGTAGTGTCTTCAAGGATCTGATTGTTAAGGATGGTCCTTTGGCCTTGTATCGCGGCGTTACGCCCATCATGATCCGTGCCTTCCCGGCCAACGCTGCCTGTTTCTTTGGCATTGAGCTGGCCAACCAGTTCTTTAACATTGTGGCGCCAAATTTCTAG
- the Syt1 gene encoding synaptotagmin 1 isoform X1, which translates to MPPNAKSETDAKPEAEPAPASEPAAELESVDQKLEETHHSKFREVDRQEQEVLAEKAAEAASQRIAQVESTTRSATTEAQESTTTSLPVIKKIEHVGEVVTEVIAERTGLPTWGVVAIIILVFLVVFGIIFFCVRRFLKKRRTKDGKGKKGVDMKSVQLLGSAYKEKVQPDMEELTENAEEGDEEDKQSEVKLGRLNFKLEYDFNSNSLAVTVIQAEELPALDMGGTSDPYVKVYLLPDKKKKFETKVHRKTLSPVFNETFTFKSLPYADAMNKTLVFAIFDFDRFSKHDQIGEVKVPLCTIDLAQTIEEWRDLVSVEGEGGQEKLGDICFSLRYVPTAGKLTVVILEAKNLKKMDVGGLSDPYVKIAIMQNGKRLKKKKTSIKKCTLNPYYNESFSFEVPFEQIQKICLVVTVVDYDRIGTSEPIGRCILGCMGTGTELRHWSDMLASPRRPIAQWHTLKDPEETDEILKNMK; encoded by the exons atgccgCCAAATGCAAAATCGGAAACGGACGCCAAACCGGAAGCGGAACCAGCGCCAGCGTCCGAGCCGGCAGCGGAACTGGAGTCCGTGGACCAGAAGCTGGAAGAAACACATCACTCCAAATTCCGTGAGGTGGACAGGCAGGAGCAGGAGGTCCTCGCTGAAAAGGCGGCGGAAGCGGCCAGTCAAAGAATCGCACAGGTGGAATCAACAACACGGAGTGCAACAACAGAGGCTCAGG AATCCACTACCACCTCATTGCCGGTGATCAAAAAGATCGAGCATGTCGGCGAAGTGGTCACCGAGGTGATCGCGGAGCGCACCGGCCTGCCCACATGGGGCGTGGTGGCCATCATCATACTCGTGTTCCTCGTCGTCTTTGGTATAATCTTCTTCTGTGTGCGGAGATTCCTGAAGAAGCGAAGAACCAAAGATGGTAAGGGTAAGAAGGGTGTCGACATGAAGTCGGTACAGTTGTTGGGATCGGCGTACAAGGAGAAA GTTCAGCCTGATATGGAGGAACTCACCGAAAATGCCGAGGAGGGTGACGAGGAGGACAAGCAGAGCGAAGTGAAGCTGGGGCGTCTCAACTTCAAG CTGGAATACGATTTCAACTCCAACAGTTTGGCCGTGACGGTAATCCAAGCTGAGGAACTGCCCGCCCTGGATATGGGCGGTACTTCGGATCCCTATGTCAAGGTGTACTTGCTGCccgacaagaagaagaagttcGAGACGAAAGTGCACCGCAAAACCCTGAGTCCGGTCTTCAACGAAACGTTCACCTTTAAG AGTTTGCCCTACGCCGATGCCATGAACAAGACGCTCGTGTTTGCCATTTTCGACTTTGATCGCTTCTCGAAGCACGACCAGATCGGCGAGGTGAAGGTGCCCCTGTGCACCATCGACCTGGCGCAGACGATCGAGGAGTGGCGCGACCTGGTCAGCGTTGAAGGGGAGGGCGGACAG GAAAAGCTGGGAGACATCTGCTTCTCGCTGCGATATGTGCCGACTGCCGGAAAGCTTACCGTTGTCATTCTGGAGGCCAAGAACTTAAAGAAGATGGACGTGGGCGGATTGTCTG ATCCATATGTGAAAATTGCAATCATGCAAAATGGCAAACGtttgaaaaagaagaagacaagtATCAAAAAATGCACCCTCAACCCTTACTATAATGAGTCGTTCTCATTTGAAGTACCATTTGAACAAATACAA AAAATCTGTCTCGTTGTGACCGTCGTGGATTATGATCGTATTGGAACCTCCGAACCCATCGGCCGCTGCATACTCGGCTGCATGGGAACTGGAACCGAGCTGCGTCACTGGTCCGATATGTTGGCCTCCCCCCGCCGGCCCATCGCCCAGTGGCACACCCTCAAGGACCCCGAGGAGACCGATGAGATCCTGAAGAACATGAAGTAA
- the Syt1 gene encoding synaptotagmin 1 isoform X4, with translation MPPNAKSETDAKPEAEPAPASEPAAELESVDQKLEETHHSKFREVDRQEQEVLAEKAAEAASQRIAQVESTTRSATTEAQESTTTSLPVIKKIEHVGEVVTEVIAERTGLPTWGVVAIIILVFLVVFGIIFFCVRRFLKKRRTKDGKGKKGVDMKSVQLLGSAYKEKPDMEELTENAEEGDEEDKQSEVKLGRLNFKLEYDFNSNSLAVTVIQAEELPALDMGGTSDPYVKVYLLPDKKKKFETKVHRKTLSPVFNETFTFKSLPYADAMNKTLVFAIFDFDRFSKHDQIGEVKVPLCTIDLAQTIEEWRDLVSVEGEGGQEKLGDICFSLRYVPTAGKLTVVILEAKNLKKMDVGGLSDPYVKIAIMQNGKRLKKKKTSIKKCTLNPYYNESFSFEVPFEQIQKICLVVTVVDYDRIGTSEPIGRCILGCMGTGTELRHWSDMLASPRRPIAQWHTLKDPEETDEILKNMK, from the exons atgccgCCAAATGCAAAATCGGAAACGGACGCCAAACCGGAAGCGGAACCAGCGCCAGCGTCCGAGCCGGCAGCGGAACTGGAGTCCGTGGACCAGAAGCTGGAAGAAACACATCACTCCAAATTCCGTGAGGTGGACAGGCAGGAGCAGGAGGTCCTCGCTGAAAAGGCGGCGGAAGCGGCCAGTCAAAGAATCGCACAGGTGGAATCAACAACACGGAGTGCAACAACAGAGGCTCAGG AATCCACTACCACCTCATTGCCGGTGATCAAAAAGATCGAGCATGTCGGCGAAGTGGTCACCGAGGTGATCGCGGAGCGCACCGGCCTGCCCACATGGGGCGTGGTGGCCATCATCATACTCGTGTTCCTCGTCGTCTTTGGTATAATCTTCTTCTGTGTGCGGAGATTCCTGAAGAAGCGAAGAACCAAAGATGGTAAGGGTAAGAAGGGTGTCGACATGAAGTCGGTACAGTTGTTGGGATCGGCGTACAAGGAGAAA CCTGATATGGAGGAACTCACCGAAAATGCCGAGGAGGGTGACGAGGAGGACAAGCAGAGCGAAGTGAAGCTGGGGCGTCTCAACTTCAAG CTGGAATACGATTTCAACTCCAACAGTTTGGCCGTGACGGTAATCCAAGCTGAGGAACTGCCCGCCCTGGATATGGGCGGTACTTCGGATCCCTATGTCAAGGTGTACTTGCTGCccgacaagaagaagaagttcGAGACGAAAGTGCACCGCAAAACCCTGAGTCCGGTCTTCAACGAAACGTTCACCTTTAAG AGTTTGCCCTACGCCGATGCCATGAACAAGACGCTCGTGTTTGCCATTTTCGACTTTGATCGCTTCTCGAAGCACGACCAGATCGGCGAGGTGAAGGTGCCCCTGTGCACCATCGACCTGGCGCAGACGATCGAGGAGTGGCGCGACCTGGTCAGCGTTGAAGGGGAGGGCGGACAG GAAAAGCTGGGAGACATCTGCTTCTCGCTGCGATATGTGCCGACTGCCGGAAAGCTTACCGTTGTCATTCTGGAGGCCAAGAACTTAAAGAAGATGGACGTGGGCGGATTGTCTG ATCCATATGTGAAAATTGCAATCATGCAAAATGGCAAACGtttgaaaaagaagaagacaagtATCAAAAAATGCACCCTCAACCCTTACTATAATGAGTCGTTCTCATTTGAAGTACCATTTGAACAAATACAA AAAATCTGTCTCGTTGTGACCGTCGTGGATTATGATCGTATTGGAACCTCCGAACCCATCGGCCGCTGCATACTCGGCTGCATGGGAACTGGAACCGAGCTGCGTCACTGGTCCGATATGTTGGCCTCCCCCCGCCGGCCCATCGCCCAGTGGCACACCCTCAAGGACCCCGAGGAGACCGATGAGATCCTGAAGAACATGAAGTAA
- the LOC108063971 gene encoding rab-like protein 3, which yields MKQNQQHLKDVSTVRILMLGDRGVGKTSLTNLLASSEITPTPASRTVGEGSWNVQVRLHEYPNLMDLPPTPSWTSPSSSERSDKFPDPPFAPSGSDTLYFVEFYDLNSDLRMRREQRDNFYKNIDGIVLVYNLQDLRSQDNLHDWLYDPLRQICKHRHRRMRPILRRQHVPILVVGTRLDKLRLRPLRRVGGIAHQLAADEILLNCLDPESFADRSRNQGKLRGFLNRVVEFKELFPLSPTRRP from the exons ATGAAACAAAACCAGCAACATCTCAAGGATGTGTCCACGGTTCGCATCCTGATGCTGGGCGATAGAG GAGTTGGGAAAACTAGTCTGACCAATTTGCTGGCCAGCAGTGAAATAACGCCCACTCCCGCCTCCCGAACCGTGGGCGAGGGATCCTGGAATGTCCAGGTGCGGCTGCACGAGTACCCTAACTTAATGGACCTGCCGCCCACGCCCTCCTGGACTTCGCCCTCCTCCTCGGAGCGCTCAGATAAATTCCCGGATCCCCCATTCGCGCCCTCCGGCAGTGATACCCTGTACTTTGTGGAGTTCTACGATCTGAACAGCGATCTGCGCATGCGGCGCGAGCAGCGCGATAATTTCTATAAGAACATCGATGGCATTGTCCTGGTCTACAATCTGCAGGACCTGCGCTCGCAGGACAATCTGCACGATTGGCTGTACGATCCGTTGCGTCAGATTTGCAAGCATCGCCACCGGCGCATGCGTCCCATTTTGAGGCGCCAACATGTTCCGATCCTGGTCGTGGGCACCAGATTGGACAAGCTGCGCCTGCGGCCACTGCGTCGCGTTGGGGGCATTGCCCACCAGTTGGCCGCCGACGAGATCCTCCTCAACTGCCTGGATCCCGAGAGTTTCGCGGACAGGAGCCGCAATCAGGGCAAATTGCGCGGCTTCCTCAATCGCGTCGTCGAGTTCAAGGAGCTTTTTCCACTCTCACCTACCCGCCGGCCTTAA
- the Taf10 gene encoding transcription initiation factor TFIID subunit 10, whose translation MASDGEDINVTPAESLASATDTEDEEMEPPQVHSDLDSDEEEQLEVEEVPATAEEADMDELLRQLEDYTPTIPDALTMNALKSAGFSTVDPQIVRLISVSAQKFISDIANDALQHCKTRTTNIQHSSGHSSSKDKKNPKDRKYTLAMEDLVPALADHGITMRKPQYFV comes from the exons ATGGCTTCTGATGGCGAGGACATCAACGTAACACCCGCGGAATCCTTGGCCTCGGCCACGGACACCGAGGATGAGGAGATGGAGCCACCACAAGTGCACTCCGACCTGGATTCCGATGAGGAAGAGCAACTGGAAGTGGAGGAGGTGCCAGCGACGGCGGAAGAAGCGGATATGGATGAGCTGCTGCGACAACTGGAGGATTACACGCCCACTATTCCGGACGCCCTGACCATGAATGCCCTGAAATCG GCTGGCTTCTCCACCGTGGACCCCCAAATAGTGCGCCTCATCTCGGTGTCCGCCCAGAAATTCATCTCCGACATTGCCAACGATGCACTGCAGCACTGCAAGACGCGCACCACGAACATCCAGCACTCCAGTGGGCACAGCTCCAGCAAGGATAAGAAGAACCCCAAGGATCGCAAGTACACGCTGGCCATGGAGGATTTGGTTCCCGCTCTCGCCGATCATGGCATCACCATGCGCAAGCCACAATATTTCGTTTAA
- the Syt1 gene encoding synaptotagmin 1 isoform X3 — protein sequence MPPNAKSETDAKPEAEPAPASEPAAELESVDQKLEETHHSKFREVDRQEQEVLAEKAAEAASQRIAQVESTTRSATTEAQESTTTSLPVIKKIEHVGEVVTEVIAERTGLPTWGVVAIIILVFLVVFGIIFFCVRRFLKKRRTKDGKGKKGVDMKSVQLLGSAYKEKVQPDMEELTENAEEGDEEDKQSEVKLGRLNFKLEYDFNSNSLAVTVIQAEELPALDMGGTSDPYVKVYLLPDKKKKFETKVHRKTLSPVFNETFTFKSLPYADAMNKTLVFAIFDFDRFSKHDQIGEVKVPLCTIDLAQTIEEWRDLVSVEGEGGQLGDICFSLRYVPTAGKLTVVILEAKNLKKMDVGGLSDPYVKIAIMQNGKRLKKKKTSIKKCTLNPYYNESFSFEVPFEQIQKICLVVTVVDYDRIGTSEPIGRCILGCMGTGTELRHWSDMLASPRRPIAQWHTLKDPEETDEILKNMK from the exons atgccgCCAAATGCAAAATCGGAAACGGACGCCAAACCGGAAGCGGAACCAGCGCCAGCGTCCGAGCCGGCAGCGGAACTGGAGTCCGTGGACCAGAAGCTGGAAGAAACACATCACTCCAAATTCCGTGAGGTGGACAGGCAGGAGCAGGAGGTCCTCGCTGAAAAGGCGGCGGAAGCGGCCAGTCAAAGAATCGCACAGGTGGAATCAACAACACGGAGTGCAACAACAGAGGCTCAGG AATCCACTACCACCTCATTGCCGGTGATCAAAAAGATCGAGCATGTCGGCGAAGTGGTCACCGAGGTGATCGCGGAGCGCACCGGCCTGCCCACATGGGGCGTGGTGGCCATCATCATACTCGTGTTCCTCGTCGTCTTTGGTATAATCTTCTTCTGTGTGCGGAGATTCCTGAAGAAGCGAAGAACCAAAGATGGTAAGGGTAAGAAGGGTGTCGACATGAAGTCGGTACAGTTGTTGGGATCGGCGTACAAGGAGAAA GTTCAGCCTGATATGGAGGAACTCACCGAAAATGCCGAGGAGGGTGACGAGGAGGACAAGCAGAGCGAAGTGAAGCTGGGGCGTCTCAACTTCAAG CTGGAATACGATTTCAACTCCAACAGTTTGGCCGTGACGGTAATCCAAGCTGAGGAACTGCCCGCCCTGGATATGGGCGGTACTTCGGATCCCTATGTCAAGGTGTACTTGCTGCccgacaagaagaagaagttcGAGACGAAAGTGCACCGCAAAACCCTGAGTCCGGTCTTCAACGAAACGTTCACCTTTAAG AGTTTGCCCTACGCCGATGCCATGAACAAGACGCTCGTGTTTGCCATTTTCGACTTTGATCGCTTCTCGAAGCACGACCAGATCGGCGAGGTGAAGGTGCCCCTGTGCACCATCGACCTGGCGCAGACGATCGAGGAGTGGCGCGACCTGGTCAGCGTTGAAGGGGAGGGCGGACAG CTGGGAGACATCTGCTTCTCGCTGCGATATGTGCCGACTGCCGGAAAGCTTACCGTTGTCATTCTGGAGGCCAAGAACTTAAAGAAGATGGACGTGGGCGGATTGTCTG ATCCATATGTGAAAATTGCAATCATGCAAAATGGCAAACGtttgaaaaagaagaagacaagtATCAAAAAATGCACCCTCAACCCTTACTATAATGAGTCGTTCTCATTTGAAGTACCATTTGAACAAATACAA AAAATCTGTCTCGTTGTGACCGTCGTGGATTATGATCGTATTGGAACCTCCGAACCCATCGGCCGCTGCATACTCGGCTGCATGGGAACTGGAACCGAGCTGCGTCACTGGTCCGATATGTTGGCCTCCCCCCGCCGGCCCATCGCCCAGTGGCACACCCTCAAGGACCCCGAGGAGACCGATGAGATCCTGAAGAACATGAAGTAA